CGGCCCGTTGGCCGGACGCGACTTTGTGCCGGCGTTCGCGGGCGCCGCCTCTTCCCCGCTCTTCCGCGACCAGCGATGCCGCCGCAGCAGGCCGCGCAGCCGGGCCAGCAGGATCGCCAGGTCGAAGGGCTTGGGCAGATAGTCGTCTGCGCCCGCCTCGAATCCGCGCAGCACGTCCTCCGGCCGGCCGCGTGCCGTCAGCATCAGGATGGGCGTGAACACGCCCGCCTGCCGCAGTTCCGTCGCCACCTGGAAGCCGTCCACACCCGGCAACATCACATCCAGGATGACCGCGTCGTAGCTTGCCTCCGGTGCCTTCAGCCGTTCGAGCGCGCGCTCCCCGTCCCCCGCCAGCTCCACGCGATAGCCTTCCGCTTCCAGGTTGAAGCGCAGGCCGTTGGCCAGGTGCTTTTCGTCCTCGACTATCAGCACCGCGCTCATGCCCGCGCTCTCGGCAACTGCACCGTGAAGGTGCTGCCCCGCTCCGCACCCGCGCTCTCCGCGCGCACCCGTCCGCCGTGCTTCTCGATGACCGAGCGCACGATGAACAGCC
This portion of the Terriglobales bacterium genome encodes:
- a CDS encoding response regulator transcription factor, with the translated sequence MSAVLIVEDEKHLANGLRFNLEAEGYRVELAGDGERALERLKAPEASYDAVILDVMLPGVDGFQVATELRQAGVFTPILMLTARGRPEDVLRGFEAGADDYLPKPFDLAILLARLRGLLRRHRWSRKSGEEAAPANAGTKSRPANGPEADEFVFDGKRIDFGALELHVAGQVVRLTAMEAELLRYLVQHAGKAVSRKAMLRDVWGLSEETDTRAIDNFIVRLRRYIEKVPSRPQHLLTVRGVGYRFIPVPGKPPE